A window of the Zeugodacus cucurbitae isolate PBARC_wt_2022May chromosome 4, idZeuCucr1.2, whole genome shotgun sequence genome harbors these coding sequences:
- the LOC114803523 gene encoding cuticle protein 16.5-like translates to MFKYFALVFVALFAFAAAEPKPAVIAAPLAYSAPLVASPYAAAYAAPYAAYAASPYAAYASPYAAYSAYPYNAAYVLRK, encoded by the exons atgttcaaatac TTCGCTCTCGTTTTCGTCGCACTCTTCGCCTTCGCCGCTGCTGAGCCTAAACCAGCTGTGATCGCTGCTCCATTGGCCTACTCCGCCCCATTGGTGGCCTCCCCCTACGCCGCTGCCTATGCTGCCCCATATGCCGCATACGCCGCATCTCCCTATGCCGCCTACGCTTCACCCTACGCTGCCTACTCCGCTTACCCCTACAACGCCGCCTATGTGCTCCGCAAGTAA
- the LOC105211598 gene encoding cuticle protein 16.5-like, giving the protein MFKYFALVFVALFAFAAAEPKPAVVAAPLAYSAPLVASPYAAAYAAPYAAYAASPYAAYASPYAAYSAYPYSAAYVLRK; this is encoded by the exons atgttcaaatac tTCGCTCTCGTCTTCGTCGCCCTCTTCGCCTTCGCTGCTGCCGAGCCTAAACCAGCTGTGGTAGCTGCTCCATTGGCCTACTCCGCCCCATTGGTAGCCTCCCCCTACGCCGCTGCCTATGCTGCCCCATATGCCGCTTACGCCGCCTCTCCCTATGCCGCCTACGCTTCACCCTACGCCGCCTACTCCGCTTACCCATACAGCGCCGCCTATGTGCTCCGCAAGTAA